A window of the Blastopirellula sediminis genome harbors these coding sequences:
- a CDS encoding MFS transporter, whose protein sequence is MLTASANRTEVRQDNQKNGHVTRIRNWILLLLCVLSMVTYLDRVCFGAAAPEIAQAIGLSDVAQMKWAFTAFALAYALFEIPSGWAGDRLGPRLLLIRIVIWWSACTILTGTIGLQWGAISFGGLGTLIVLRFLFGAGEAGAYPNITRAIHDWFPKREWEFAQGAVWMTGRLMGGVTPLIWAVLVGNALFPTPLLQWRGAFFLFGALGFAWCVGFALWFRNSPAEHSQVSEGELALIQEGKEETPQSHKIVWSLLLTNRSLHALSLMYALVTFVWIFNITYLPAYLLERFQVEKGDLLGAIYCGAPLWLGAVGCFSGGFLVSRFARRTATRAEARQRLGVVAMLLCSLFWVGAYWSFSIHLFCLLVALSAFCIDLTVGSAWASCQDIGRKNAGVAAATMNMVGTFGAAFAGWLTGTLIQNSLAASAAAVNTSVELLSPAQRQGAILEGYDHLFLINIFVFLIAAVCWMFVTVEHPADDAPTTPLTD, encoded by the coding sequence ATGCTCACCGCGTCTGCGAATCGCACTGAAGTCCGCCAGGACAATCAGAAAAATGGGCATGTGACGAGGATTCGGAACTGGATCCTGCTGCTGTTGTGCGTGCTCTCGATGGTTACCTACCTTGATCGGGTCTGTTTCGGCGCCGCCGCGCCGGAGATCGCCCAAGCAATCGGGCTTTCGGACGTCGCCCAGATGAAGTGGGCGTTTACCGCATTCGCGCTGGCGTATGCGCTGTTCGAGATCCCGTCCGGTTGGGCCGGCGATCGGTTAGGGCCGCGACTCCTCTTGATTCGGATCGTAATCTGGTGGTCGGCGTGTACGATTCTCACCGGCACGATCGGACTCCAGTGGGGCGCGATCAGTTTCGGCGGACTCGGAACGCTGATTGTCCTCCGCTTCTTGTTCGGAGCAGGCGAAGCAGGCGCTTACCCGAACATCACGCGCGCCATCCACGACTGGTTTCCAAAACGCGAATGGGAGTTTGCCCAAGGCGCCGTCTGGATGACCGGGCGGTTGATGGGAGGCGTAACGCCGTTGATCTGGGCGGTTCTGGTCGGAAACGCCTTGTTCCCGACGCCGCTTCTCCAATGGCGCGGCGCGTTCTTTCTGTTCGGCGCGCTTGGGTTCGCCTGGTGCGTCGGCTTCGCTCTCTGGTTTCGCAATTCGCCGGCCGAACATTCCCAGGTCAGCGAAGGGGAACTCGCGCTAATTCAGGAAGGTAAAGAAGAGACGCCCCAGTCGCATAAGATCGTCTGGTCGCTGCTGCTGACTAATCGCAGCTTGCATGCGCTAAGCCTGATGTACGCGCTGGTCACCTTCGTCTGGATCTTTAACATCACCTACCTGCCCGCCTATCTGCTGGAACGTTTTCAGGTGGAAAAAGGAGATTTGCTCGGGGCCATCTACTGCGGCGCTCCCCTATGGCTGGGCGCAGTCGGTTGCTTCTCGGGCGGATTTCTCGTCTCCCGCTTCGCCAGACGGACCGCGACGCGGGCCGAAGCGCGACAGCGCCTGGGGGTCGTCGCGATGCTGCTCTGCAGTTTGTTCTGGGTTGGCGCCTATTGGAGCTTCAGCATTCATCTCTTCTGCTTGCTGGTAGCGCTCTCGGCCTTCTGTATCGATCTAACCGTCGGCTCGGCGTGGGCCAGTTGCCAGGATATCGGTCGGAAAAACGCGGGAGTCGCTGCGGCCACCATGAACATGGTCGGCACGTTTGGCGCCGCCTTCGCCGGCTGGCTGACCGGGACCCTCATTCAGAACTCGCTTGCGGCGAGCGCCGCAGCCGTGAATACCTCCGTCGAGCTCTTGTCTCCGGCACAGCGACAAGGGGCGATCCTGGAAGGCTACGACCACTTGTTTTTGATCAATATCTTCGTTTTTCTGATAGCGGCCGTTTGCTGGATGTTCGTTACTGTCGAACATCCAGCTGACGACGCGCCAACGACTCCTCTCACCGACTAA
- a CDS encoding mandelate racemase/muconate lactonizing enzyme family protein: protein MKITQIICQILRIPQIEAKTASSQDSVLIRVRTDNGLEGIGEADSSPEMVKAVIDAPFSHNIATGLRDLLVGENPLETERLWQKMYRRTMYCGRRSVTITAMAAIDMALWDLKGKCFGQPIHRLLGGKQHDRIQAYASILFGKDGNATAAIGRRWREAGYRAVKFGWEPMGQSEAVDVDLVRGAREGLGSDGTLLIDAGCVWDARTALQRAHAFQDFKIGWLEEPLHPDDYEGYRWLRDRSPVPIAGGEEECGRQAFRPLIDGRCLDVYQVDLSRNGFTESAYIRQRVEEIGARLCNHCYTSPVTAAASLHWLTTCRDAFLFEDCVEDSPLRHELTHEKIQAIDGWISPPDGPGLGITLNEDFVNAHRVCESH from the coding sequence GTGAAAATCACTCAGATCATTTGTCAGATATTGCGAATCCCTCAAATCGAGGCGAAAACGGCGAGCAGCCAGGACTCGGTGCTGATTCGAGTTCGTACCGATAACGGTTTGGAAGGGATCGGCGAAGCCGACTCGTCGCCCGAAATGGTGAAAGCGGTCATCGACGCCCCCTTCAGCCACAACATTGCGACCGGTCTCCGCGACCTGCTGGTCGGCGAGAACCCGCTGGAAACCGAACGCTTGTGGCAAAAGATGTATCGCCGCACGATGTATTGCGGCCGACGTAGCGTCACGATCACCGCCATGGCGGCGATCGACATGGCGCTGTGGGACCTGAAGGGGAAGTGCTTCGGCCAGCCGATTCATCGTTTGCTCGGTGGCAAACAGCACGATCGGATCCAAGCCTACGCTTCGATCTTGTTCGGCAAAGACGGCAACGCCACCGCCGCGATCGGACGCCGTTGGCGGGAAGCAGGCTATCGCGCCGTCAAGTTCGGCTGGGAACCGATGGGACAATCGGAAGCGGTTGACGTCGATCTGGTGCGCGGCGCTCGCGAAGGACTCGGCTCCGACGGGACGTTGCTGATTGACGCCGGTTGCGTCTGGGACGCCCGGACCGCGTTGCAGCGAGCTCATGCATTTCAAGACTTCAAGATCGGCTGGCTCGAAGAGCCGCTCCATCCCGACGACTACGAAGGGTATCGCTGGCTCCGCGATCGCTCGCCGGTCCCGATTGCCGGCGGCGAAGAAGAGTGCGGACGCCAAGCGTTTCGCCCCTTGATCGATGGCCGCTGCCTGGACGTCTACCAGGTCGACTTGTCGCGCAACGGTTTCACCGAATCGGCCTACATTCGCCAACGTGTGGAAGAAATCGGCGCCCGACTTTGCAATCACTGCTACACCAGCCCGGTCACCGCCGCGGCCAGCTTGCATTGGTTGACGACCTGTCGCGACGCATTCTTATTTGAAGACTGCGTCGAGGATTCTCCGCTGCGACACGAACTGACGCATGAGAAGATTCAGGCAATTGACGGTTGGATCAGTCCGCCGGATGGGCCAGGACTGGGAATCACGCTGAACGAGGATTTCGTCAATGCTCACCGCGTCTGCGAATCGCACTGA
- a CDS encoding DUF1559 domain-containing protein: MSSFNFVHSRHRQGFTLVELLVVIAIIGVLIALLLPAVQQAREAARRMDCTNKLKQIGLACHMHHDTYGVLPPGNVGVVSNTAADESIWAIYLLPFIEQKALYDSANFKAGFGGGNAANELVTGAKLEAYLCPSDTPVDNWLNFAAHRSYVANNGIGPGREGDASHANIRPRAEKGVMFCDSKLRLADLTDGTTNTAMMTEIINVPAAGTTGDQRGSNYSEGAYYHHNYTPGDSTPDQTRNGHCVSTTFAPCVGVFNGYWDRQLRTTARSNHPGGVNLLAGDGSVHFVGETIELNVWRSLGTPQAINGEVLFTGF, translated from the coding sequence ATGAGTTCGTTCAACTTCGTCCATTCCCGTCATCGCCAGGGGTTCACGCTGGTCGAACTACTGGTCGTGATCGCGATTATCGGCGTCTTGATCGCCTTGTTATTGCCGGCGGTGCAGCAAGCTCGCGAAGCGGCGCGACGAATGGATTGCACCAATAAGCTGAAGCAAATCGGCCTGGCGTGTCACATGCATCACGATACTTACGGCGTATTGCCCCCGGGAAATGTCGGCGTGGTCTCCAATACCGCCGCCGACGAATCGATCTGGGCGATCTACCTGCTGCCGTTTATCGAGCAGAAAGCATTGTATGATTCGGCCAACTTCAAAGCCGGGTTCGGGGGCGGAAATGCGGCCAACGAATTGGTGACCGGCGCCAAGTTGGAAGCCTATCTCTGTCCGTCCGACACGCCGGTCGACAACTGGCTGAACTTTGCCGCGCATCGCAGCTATGTCGCCAATAATGGGATTGGTCCTGGACGCGAAGGTGACGCCAGCCACGCGAATATTCGTCCACGCGCCGAAAAAGGGGTGATGTTCTGCGATAGCAAGTTGCGCCTGGCCGATCTGACCGACGGAACCACAAACACCGCGATGATGACGGAAATCATCAATGTTCCCGCCGCTGGAACGACCGGCGATCAACGCGGCTCCAACTACTCGGAGGGCGCCTACTACCATCACAACTACACGCCAGGTGATTCGACGCCCGATCAGACCCGCAATGGCCATTGCGTCTCCACCACGTTCGCTCCATGCGTCGGCGTATTCAACGGCTATTGGGATCGGCAGCTGCGTACCACGGCTCGAAGCAACCATCCAGGCGGGGTGAATCTCCTCGCGGGAGACGGCAGCGTTCACTTTGTCGGCGAGACGATCGAACTTAACGTCTGGCGGTCGCTGGGAACGCCTCAGGCGATCAACGGCGAAGTCCTATTCACGGGCTTTTAG
- a CDS encoding SMP-30/gluconolactonase/LRE family protein: MKLRHFASCSILLLSIFGASLAESPKVYPTFGKIIRLDPRLDAILPPDAQLEKLASGFEWSEGPVWVPKEECLLFSDIPNDSIMRWSEKDGLSLFMKPAGQSGAVRRGTEPGSNGLLLDAKGNLVLCQHGDRQIARLEGTNPKSMQTVLSDSYQGKRLNSPNDGAFKSNGDLYFTDPPYGLKLAEKDPARELPYSGIFRLTPQGELTLLNDKLTFPNGLAFSPDETKLYVAQSDPKAALWMVYDVKPDGTLSEGKVFFDATQWVATEKGLPDGLKVDAQGNVFATAPGGVFIFAPDGTHLGTIATGEATGNCAWGDDGTSLYINADMYLGRVKTKTRGAGW; the protein is encoded by the coding sequence ATGAAACTTCGCCATTTCGCTTCCTGCTCGATTCTGCTTTTGTCGATCTTCGGCGCCTCCCTGGCCGAGTCGCCCAAAGTTTACCCGACGTTCGGCAAGATCATTCGTCTCGATCCGCGGCTCGACGCAATCCTTCCTCCGGACGCCCAGCTCGAGAAGCTGGCGAGCGGCTTTGAATGGAGCGAAGGACCGGTGTGGGTTCCGAAGGAAGAATGTCTGCTCTTCTCCGACATTCCCAACGACTCGATCATGCGATGGTCGGAAAAGGATGGCCTTTCGCTCTTCATGAAGCCGGCTGGGCAAAGCGGCGCCGTTCGCCGCGGAACGGAGCCAGGGAGCAACGGCTTGTTGCTCGACGCGAAAGGAAACCTGGTTCTCTGCCAACATGGTGACCGGCAGATCGCCCGCTTAGAGGGAACCAATCCCAAGTCGATGCAAACGGTCCTCAGTGACTCCTACCAGGGAAAACGTCTCAACAGCCCCAATGACGGCGCCTTCAAATCGAACGGCGATCTCTATTTCACCGACCCGCCGTATGGCCTGAAGCTGGCCGAGAAAGACCCGGCCCGCGAGCTTCCTTACTCCGGTATCTTCCGCCTGACGCCCCAGGGAGAACTAACCCTCCTCAACGACAAGCTGACCTTCCCCAATGGGCTCGCCTTTAGCCCCGATGAAACAAAGCTGTACGTCGCCCAGTCCGATCCCAAAGCGGCCCTCTGGATGGTCTATGACGTCAAGCCGGATGGGACGCTTAGCGAAGGCAAGGTCTTCTTCGACGCCACCCAATGGGTTGCGACCGAAAAAGGACTTCCCGACGGCCTGAAAGTCGACGCCCAAGGAAACGTCTTCGCGACGGCGCCTGGCGGCGTCTTTATCTTCGCCCCCGATGGAACGCATCTCGGCACGATCGCCACCGGCGAAGCGACCGGCAACTGCGCCTGGGGAGACGACGGAACTTCGCTCTACATCAACGCCGACATGTACCTTGGCCGCGTGAAAACCAAAACCCGCGGCGCCGGTTGGTAG
- a CDS encoding succinylglutamate desuccinylase/aspartoacylase domain-containing protein, protein MSETNVQRRIVRPAELDLDSPGRRDYWVALEHDSIWGDHLLPLTVWVGQEAVADRGLVAFGANHGNEYEGPVALKKLMQEIKIENVVGRIIFIPVLNPPAFRAGTRESSLDDGVNLNRAFVDGAGTTPALSGITHRIAAFVRQYIWPRVHVVIDLHSGGDVARFSLCASFHPVDDPVLSKTIEETARWFGTPSLMVYQNATPGLLPSEAERLGKITVGTELGWGRAVNLEGVRYARHGVLAAAIHHEQLLGTIEPIGHHQAGTQQKLETVDRACYCVAPFDGHFEPLIDCGAAVKQGDVVGLLHDFDHIDMPAWEVRAQVDGVILAQAWAAPVPRGQHIVVVGRVTP, encoded by the coding sequence ATGTCTGAAACGAACGTTCAACGTCGCATCGTTCGCCCTGCCGAACTCGACCTCGACTCTCCGGGACGACGCGACTATTGGGTCGCGCTGGAACATGACAGCATCTGGGGAGACCATTTGCTGCCGCTTACCGTCTGGGTCGGCCAAGAGGCGGTCGCCGATCGTGGACTGGTCGCCTTCGGGGCCAATCATGGCAACGAATACGAAGGACCGGTCGCACTCAAGAAGCTGATGCAGGAGATCAAAATCGAGAACGTGGTCGGTCGGATCATCTTCATTCCAGTTCTCAATCCCCCTGCTTTTCGCGCAGGAACGCGGGAGAGTTCGCTCGACGACGGCGTTAACCTGAACCGGGCGTTTGTCGACGGCGCCGGAACGACCCCGGCTCTTTCCGGAATCACCCATCGCATCGCCGCGTTTGTCCGGCAATACATTTGGCCGCGCGTGCATGTCGTCATCGATTTGCACAGCGGCGGCGACGTCGCCCGCTTCTCCTTGTGCGCCAGTTTTCATCCTGTCGACGACCCGGTTCTCTCCAAGACGATCGAGGAGACCGCCCGCTGGTTCGGCACGCCCAGTTTGATGGTCTACCAAAACGCGACCCCGGGGCTGCTGCCGAGCGAGGCGGAGCGGCTGGGCAAGATCACGGTCGGCACCGAACTTGGCTGGGGCCGAGCCGTGAACCTGGAAGGCGTCCGCTACGCCCGACATGGCGTGTTGGCGGCGGCGATTCATCATGAACAATTGCTCGGCACGATCGAGCCAATCGGCCACCATCAGGCCGGAACGCAACAAAAGTTGGAAACGGTCGATCGCGCCTGCTATTGCGTGGCGCCGTTTGACGGGCACTTCGAGCCGCTGATCGATTGCGGCGCCGCGGTCAAGCAAGGCGATGTCGTCGGCTTGCTGCACGACTTCGACCATATCGACATGCCCGCTTGGGAAGTACGGGCCCAAGTTGATGGCGTCATCTTGGCGCAAGCCTGGGCGGCGCCAGTTCCGCGCGGCCAACACATTGTCGTCGTCGGTCGCGTTACGCCGTAA
- a CDS encoding PSD1 and planctomycete cytochrome C domain-containing protein: MLIESVTIVSYHRIMSPAAKLIRILAFALLASNATVSEEAAAQTSTEPSAEAIEQFEKQIRPLLAEKCFNCHGAKTQWASLRLDARRFALEGGDSGPVIVPGKPADSLLISRIESTDELEQMPPESSGKKLSPAEITLLRNWIASGAAWPESDVPDLDDAARRNHWAFQPISSPTPPELKDTQWPQTDVDRFILQRLQEHDLAPSPPADRRSLIRRATFDLTGLPPTQEEVDAFVADPSPDSYERLIERLLASPAYGEHWARHWLDVARYSDTKGYVYGREERNFVHSAHYRDWVIQAFNQDMPYDQFVRLQLAADQVAPHDPKSAAAMGYLTLGRRFLGVEPDIIDDRIDVVTRGLLGLTVGCARCHDHKFDPIPTADYYSLYGVFQNSAESTVPIFTTSKNPEAQAELEKRRQALQSGLQATRDEFAKLTRSRIGDYLTAQFELEKYPQQAFSQILSKEDLLPSTVWRWQRYLNEATQADDPVFVVWRALAKLPDETFAPQAQETLNKLRESETPINPHVAKAFQTAPGSRQEMIARYAELFSEVCRTWDEQVKSATDAGNAAPQSLSDMDLEQLRKVMYAADSPCLIADLDFINIEFDVDTSACIEMWKLQTAFDQWIIANADVIPHAVQLVDKPTIVQPRILRRGNVNNPGDEVPLRFLEILSGEDRQPFAEGSGRRELADAIASSDNPLTARVWANRIWMHHFGQGIVRTPSDFGTRADPPTHPDLLDWLARTLIDNGWSTKRLHREIMLSSAYQQRSDGPESPAAFVQANQTDPENRLLWRMNPRRLSFEQFRDASLAVADQLNRRAGGQGDPLFDVSDKGARRTIYTRIDRESLPTILQTFDFANPDLHTPQRSETTVPQQALFGLNHTFLADRARVLAASVDEKEAEPAQAVDSLFRQILQRSPSQGERTAALRFVETSHLRQQDSEAVPLADAWSYGYGQIDPVTGTLSNFTPLPYFTGDAWQGGSSWPDVQTGWAQITAEGGHPGNDLQHAIVRRWTAPADGIYAVRSTVVHEEPVADGIRCWVLTSRGEVLRKEHVHNATREINLSSVELKQGESLDFVVDILEVLNSDQHLWSPKVTALSQSAAADSPLPEWDANRNFTGGSDRELDAWEQLAQVLLLSNEFLFVD; this comes from the coding sequence ATGTTGATTGAAAGCGTCACAATCGTCTCCTACCATCGCATTATGTCTCCCGCCGCAAAACTAATTCGCATCCTGGCATTTGCCCTGCTTGCGTCAAACGCAACCGTCTCGGAAGAGGCTGCCGCGCAGACTTCAACCGAGCCGAGCGCCGAAGCGATCGAACAGTTCGAGAAGCAGATTCGTCCCCTGTTGGCCGAAAAATGCTTCAACTGCCATGGAGCGAAAACGCAATGGGCCAGCTTGCGGCTCGACGCCCGCCGCTTTGCGCTGGAAGGGGGCGATAGCGGACCGGTCATTGTTCCAGGCAAGCCGGCCGACAGCCTTCTCATCAGTCGCATCGAGTCGACTGACGAGCTTGAGCAAATGCCTCCGGAGTCGAGCGGAAAGAAACTTTCGCCGGCCGAAATCACCTTGCTCCGCAATTGGATCGCCTCAGGCGCCGCCTGGCCTGAGTCCGACGTGCCCGATTTAGACGACGCCGCGCGGCGCAACCATTGGGCCTTCCAGCCGATTTCTTCTCCGACGCCGCCGGAGTTGAAGGACACGCAATGGCCGCAGACAGACGTTGATCGGTTTATCCTTCAGCGGCTTCAGGAACATGATCTCGCGCCGTCTCCGCCAGCGGACCGTCGCTCGTTGATTCGTCGTGCGACGTTCGATCTGACCGGACTGCCGCCAACGCAGGAAGAAGTCGACGCGTTCGTGGCCGATCCAAGTCCCGATTCCTATGAGCGGCTGATCGAACGTTTGCTCGCGTCGCCTGCTTATGGCGAACATTGGGCGCGTCATTGGCTTGATGTCGCGCGCTACTCCGACACCAAAGGCTACGTGTATGGTCGCGAAGAACGCAACTTCGTTCACTCGGCCCACTATCGCGACTGGGTAATCCAGGCCTTCAACCAAGATATGCCCTACGACCAGTTCGTGCGGCTGCAATTGGCCGCCGACCAGGTAGCGCCTCACGATCCCAAGTCGGCCGCTGCGATGGGTTACCTGACGCTGGGGCGACGTTTTCTGGGAGTTGAACCCGATATTATCGACGACCGGATCGACGTCGTCACACGCGGTCTGTTGGGGCTGACGGTCGGGTGCGCCCGCTGTCACGACCACAAGTTCGATCCAATTCCGACCGCCGATTATTATTCGCTCTACGGCGTCTTCCAGAATTCGGCCGAATCGACCGTGCCAATCTTCACCACGTCGAAGAACCCAGAGGCGCAGGCGGAGTTGGAAAAACGCCGCCAAGCACTGCAGAGTGGACTGCAGGCGACGCGAGACGAATTCGCGAAGTTGACCCGCAGTCGGATTGGCGACTATCTAACCGCCCAATTCGAACTCGAAAAGTACCCGCAACAAGCGTTCAGCCAGATCCTATCCAAGGAGGATTTGCTCCCGTCGACGGTGTGGCGTTGGCAACGTTACCTGAACGAAGCGACGCAAGCGGATGATCCCGTCTTCGTCGTCTGGCGCGCGTTAGCGAAGCTGCCCGACGAAACGTTCGCCCCGCAGGCGCAAGAAACGCTCAACAAACTGCGAGAATCAGAAACGCCGATCAACCCGCACGTCGCCAAGGCATTTCAAACGGCGCCTGGTTCGCGGCAGGAAATGATCGCGCGGTACGCAGAGCTGTTCTCCGAAGTCTGCCGCACTTGGGACGAACAGGTGAAGTCGGCGACCGACGCCGGAAACGCAGCCCCCCAATCGCTTAGCGATATGGACCTGGAACAATTGCGTAAGGTCATGTACGCCGCTGACTCCCCTTGCCTGATTGCGGATCTCGACTTTATCAACATCGAATTCGACGTCGATACCAGCGCCTGCATCGAGATGTGGAAGCTGCAAACCGCGTTTGATCAATGGATTATCGCCAACGCCGACGTGATCCCGCACGCCGTTCAGTTGGTCGACAAGCCGACGATTGTGCAACCCAGAATCTTGCGCCGCGGAAACGTGAACAATCCCGGCGACGAGGTTCCGCTCCGCTTCCTCGAGATCCTCTCCGGCGAAGATCGGCAGCCGTTTGCCGAAGGAAGCGGACGCCGCGAGTTAGCCGATGCGATCGCATCGAGCGACAATCCCCTGACGGCGCGCGTCTGGGCGAATCGCATCTGGATGCATCACTTTGGTCAGGGAATCGTCCGTACGCCGAGCGACTTCGGCACGCGAGCCGATCCGCCGACCCATCCTGACCTGCTCGATTGGCTCGCTCGTACCCTTATCGACAATGGTTGGAGCACCAAACGACTCCATCGCGAGATCATGCTCTCGTCCGCCTACCAACAGCGATCGGACGGTCCGGAGAGTCCTGCCGCTTTTGTCCAAGCCAATCAGACCGATCCCGAGAATCGCCTGCTCTGGCGGATGAATCCGCGTCGACTGAGCTTTGAACAGTTCCGTGACGCGAGTCTGGCGGTCGCCGACCAATTGAATCGCCGCGCCGGCGGCCAGGGAGATCCGCTGTTTGACGTAAGCGATAAAGGGGCGCGGCGCACGATCTACACCCGCATCGACCGCGAGTCCCTCCCAACGATCCTGCAAACGTTCGACTTCGCCAATCCGGACTTGCATACGCCGCAGCGTTCGGAAACGACGGTACCGCAGCAGGCTTTGTTCGGCCTGAACCATACGTTCCTCGCCGACCGGGCTCGTGTGCTGGCGGCAAGCGTGGACGAAAAAGAGGCCGAGCCGGCGCAAGCGGTCGATTCCCTCTTTCGCCAGATCCTGCAACGGTCGCCGAGTCAGGGCGAGCGTACCGCCGCGCTTCGATTTGTCGAAACGTCGCATCTGCGGCAGCAGGATTCGGAAGCTGTGCCGCTGGCCGACGCCTGGTCGTACGGGTATGGCCAAATTGATCCTGTAACCGGCACGCTTTCCAACTTCACTCCCCTTCCCTACTTCACCGGCGACGCCTGGCAAGGTGGATCATCCTGGCCAGACGTCCAAACAGGCTGGGCCCAAATCACCGCCGAAGGAGGACATCCCGGAAACGATCTGCAACATGCCATCGTGCGTCGCTGGACTGCTCCAGCCGATGGCATCTACGCGGTGCGCTCGACGGTGGTCCATGAAGAGCCGGTCGCCGATGGGATTCGCTGCTGGGTCCTCACCAGTCGCGGCGAAGTTTTGCGTAAAGAGCACGTTCACAACGCAACGCGTGAGATCAACCTCTCGAGCGTCGAGTTGAAGCAGGGGGAATCGCTCGACTTCGTCGTCGACATTCTCGAAGTCCTCAATAGCGATCAGCATCTTTGGTCTCCCAAGGTGACCGCGCTGTCGCAATCTGCCGCCGCCGATTCGCCGCTTCCGGAATGGGACGCGAATCGCAACTTTACCGGCGGAAGCGATCGCGAGCTCGATGCGTGGGAGCAACTCGCTCAAGTCTTACTCCTCTCCAACGAATTCCTGTTTGTGGATTAG
- a CDS encoding DUF1501 domain-containing protein, whose amino-acid sequence MPSNHLNAINRRTMLQRSGIGLGMLGLSSLLGTPNEALASPLELNSPLAAKKPHFPGKVKRVVHFFLNGGPSHVDTFDPKPMLQKYAGQAPPMSLATERKTGACMPSPFKFKKYGESGLEVSELFAKTAEHADDIAVVRSMYAQVPNHEPSLMLMNCGDSVLPRPSVGSWTLYGLGTENQNLPGFIAMCPNGLPVSGTANWQSGFLPGSLQGTYINTKHEKLDKLIEDIRSPHATTEIQSRQLALLNELNSEHQNQRHDPRLESRIHSFELAFRMQMEAADAFDINQETQETRQLYGEGVHGRQTLIARRLLERGVRYVQLWHDAGNAWDHHANLEPSHRKLSGEIDQPIAALMTDLKRRGIFEDTLILWGGEFGRTPTVELNGSGASTLGRDHNHYGFSVWMAGGGVRGGTAYGATDEFGFKAVERPTSVHDLHATILHLLGFDHTRLTYRYAGRDFRLTDVHGHVMNDILS is encoded by the coding sequence ATGCCGTCAAACCATTTAAACGCGATCAATCGCCGCACCATGTTGCAGCGATCTGGAATCGGGTTGGGAATGCTCGGGCTATCCTCCTTGCTCGGCACGCCTAACGAAGCGCTCGCAAGCCCCTTAGAGCTGAACTCGCCCCTGGCCGCAAAGAAGCCGCATTTTCCCGGCAAAGTGAAACGGGTCGTCCATTTCTTCCTGAACGGTGGTCCGTCGCATGTCGACACGTTCGACCCCAAGCCGATGCTGCAAAAGTACGCCGGGCAAGCGCCTCCGATGTCGTTGGCCACCGAACGGAAGACCGGCGCTTGCATGCCCTCCCCCTTCAAGTTCAAGAAGTACGGCGAAAGCGGACTGGAAGTGAGCGAACTGTTCGCCAAGACGGCCGAACATGCGGACGACATCGCCGTCGTCCGATCGATGTACGCCCAAGTGCCGAATCACGAGCCCTCCTTAATGTTGATGAACTGCGGCGACTCGGTCCTGCCGCGGCCCAGCGTCGGTTCGTGGACGTTGTATGGTCTGGGGACCGAAAACCAAAATCTGCCGGGCTTCATCGCGATGTGCCCCAACGGCCTTCCGGTCAGCGGAACCGCCAACTGGCAGTCTGGCTTTTTGCCAGGCAGCTTGCAGGGAACCTACATCAACACGAAGCACGAGAAACTCGACAAGCTGATCGAAGACATTCGCAGTCCCCATGCGACGACCGAAATCCAAAGTCGGCAATTGGCGCTGCTGAACGAATTGAACTCCGAGCACCAGAATCAGCGGCATGATCCCCGGCTGGAATCGCGAATTCATTCGTTTGAGCTGGCGTTCCGGATGCAAATGGAAGCGGCCGATGCGTTCGACATCAACCAGGAGACGCAGGAAACGCGTCAGCTCTATGGCGAAGGGGTTCATGGGCGCCAGACGTTGATCGCACGGCGCCTATTGGAGCGCGGGGTTCGGTACGTGCAACTGTGGCATGACGCCGGCAATGCGTGGGATCATCATGCCAACCTGGAGCCAAGCCACCGCAAGCTGTCGGGCGAAATCGACCAGCCGATCGCAGCCCTGATGACCGACTTGAAACGCCGCGGCATCTTTGAAGACACGCTGATCCTGTGGGGCGGCGAGTTCGGGCGAACGCCGACCGTCGAACTGAATGGGAGCGGCGCTTCCACCCTGGGCCGAGACCACAATCATTACGGCTTTTCGGTCTGGATGGCTGGCGGCGGCGTGCGCGGCGGAACGGCCTATGGCGCCACCGACGAATTCGGATTCAAAGCGGTCGAGCGACCGACCAGCGTGCATGACCTCCATGCGACGATCTTGCATTTGCTCGGATTCGACCATACGCGCCTGACCTATCGCTACGCTGGTCGTGACTTCCGGCTGACCGACGTTCACGGTCACGTGATGAACGACATCCTCTCCTAG